From Salvia splendens isolate huo1 chromosome 16, SspV2, whole genome shotgun sequence, a single genomic window includes:
- the LOC121771597 gene encoding alpha,alpha-trehalose-phosphate synthase [UDP-forming] 6-like yields the protein MVSRSYSNLLELASGEAPSPSFSRMSRRIPRIMTVAGIMSDIDDDGSDSVSSDPSSSSSHKDRIIIVANQLPIKVHKKTDNSKGWTFSWDDNSLYLQLKDCLGDEDTEFIYVGCLKEEIHPNDQDEVSQILLETFKCVPTFLPPDLYSRYYHGFCKQQLWPLFHYMLPLSPDLGGRFNRSLWQAYVSVNKIFADRIMEVINPEDDFVWVHDYHLMVLPTFLRKRFNRVKLGFFLHSPFPSSEIYKTLPIREEILRGLLNSDLIGFHTFDYARHFLSCCSRMLGISYESKRGYIGLDYYGRTVSIKILPVGIHMGQLQSVLSLPETEAKVAELVKQFSGQGRTLLLGVDDMDIFKGISLKLLAMEQLLLQHPEKKGKVVLVQIALPARGKGKDVKEVQDEMYATVKRINETFGEPGYDPVILIDQPPKFYERVAYYVAAECCLVTAVRDGMNLIPYEYVISRQGNERLNKILGPEASTPKKSMLVVSEFIGCSPSLSGAIRVNPWNIDVVAEAMESAIEMPEPEKQLRHEKHYKYVSTHDVSYWGKSFLQDLERTCKDHVRRRCWGIGFGLSFRVVALDPNFRKLAMEHIVSAFKRTTTRAILLDYDGTLMPQNSIDKKPSSKTLDILNSLCRDKNNVVFIVSSRPRSKLDAWFSSCDKLGIAAEHGYFMRMKRDEEWETSIPAVECNWKQIAEPVMQLYTETTDGSMIELKETSMGWCYEDADPDFGSCQAKELLGHLESVLANEPVTVKSDSNCVEVKPQGVSKGLVAKRLLSSMQERGMLPDFVLCIGDDRSDEDMFEVISSSTTGPSIAPNAEVFACTVGRKPSKAKYYLDDTAEIVRLMKGLASVSELMIPIL from the exons atggTGTCTAGATCATACTCAAATTTGTTAGAGCTAGCTTCTGGGGAAGCTCCATCACCATCTTTTAGCCGTATGAGCCGCCGTATCCCTCGTATTATGACAGTAGCTGGGATAATGTCCGATATTGATGATGATGGTTCGGACAGTGTATCCTCGGATccatcatcttcatcttctcATAAGGATAGGATAATTATTGTGGCCAACCAGTTGCCTATAAAGGTGCACAAGAAAACAGATAATAGTAAAGGTTGGACTTTTAGCTGGGATGATAATTCACTTTATCTCCAACTAAAAGATTGTTTAGGAGATGAAGACACTGAGTTCATTTATGTGGGGTGTCTCAAGGAAGAAATTCACCCCAATGATCAAGATGAGGTCTCTCAGATACTCCTCGAGACATTCAAGTGTGTCCCGACCTTTTTGCCACCTGATCTGTATAGCAGGTACTACCATGGCTTCTGCAAACAACAGCTATGGCCTTTGTTCCACTATATGTTGCCTCTGTCGCCCGATCTAGGAGGTAGGTTTAACCGCTCGCTCTGGCAGGCTTATGTATCGGTGAACAAGATTTTTGCTGATAGGATCATGGAAGTGATTAATCCAGAAGATGACTTTGTTTGGGTTCATGATTATCATCTGATGGTACTGCCTACTTTCTTGAGGAAGAGGTTTAATCGGGTAAAGCTTGGTTTTTTCCTGCACAGTCCGTTTCCATCGTCGGAGATTTATAAGACGTTACCAATACGAGAGGAGATTCTGCGAGGTCTGCTTAATTCTGATTTGATTGGTTTTCACACATTTGATTATGCCAGGCATTTCCTCTCCTGCTGTAGTCGAATGCTGGGGATTTCATATGAGTCGAAGAGGGGTTATATAGGACTTGATTATTATGGCCGCACTGTTAGTATCAAGATTCTTCCTGTTGGCATTCATATGGGTCAGCTTCAGTCTGTTTTGAGCCTTCCAGAGACGGAGGCGAAGGTAGCAGAGCTTGTTAAGCAATTTTCAGGACAGGGGCGGACACTGCTACTCGGGGTTGATGACATGGATATTTTTAAGGGCATCAGCTTAAAGTTATTAGCAATGGAGCAGCTTCTACTGCAGCACCCCGAGAAGAAAGGAAAGGTCGTTTTAGTTCAGATAGCTCTTCCTGCTCGGGGCAAGGGAAAAGACGTCAAAGAAGTGCAGGATGAGATGTATGCAACAGTTAAGCGGATAAATGAGACATTTGGAGAACCTGGATATGATCCGGTCATCCTGATTGATCAGCCTCCTAAATTTTACGAAAGAGTTGCTTATTACGTTGCTGCTGAATGTTGTTTGGTTACTGCAGTTAGGGATGGAATGAATCTCATACCATATGAGTATGTTATCAGTCGGCAAGGCAATGAGAGATTGAATAAGATATTGGGACCCGAAGCATCTACCCCCAAAAAGAGTATGCTTGTTGTATCCGAGTTCATTGGATGCTCTCCATCTCTAAGTGGAGCCATTCGAGTCAATCCATGGAATATCGATGTGGTGGCAGAGGCGATGGAATCAGCCATTGAAATGCCGGAGCCAGAAAAACAACTGAGGCACGAAAAACACTATAAATATGTGAGCACGCATGATGTCTCATATTGGGGTAAAAGCTTCCTGCAAGATCTGGAAAGGACTTGTAAGGATCACGTGCGACGCAGATGCTGGGGTATTGGATTTGGCTTGAGCTTTAGGGTCGTTGCACTCGATCCTAATTTCAGGAAACTGGCCATGGAGCACATAGTATCGGCTTTCAAAAGGACTACAACTAGAGCTATTCTTCTCGATTATGATGGAACTTTAATGCCTCAAAATTCAATCGACAAGAAACCAAGCTCAAAAACACTTGATATATTAAATAGTTTGTGCAGAGACAAGAACAATGTGGTTTTTATCGTAAGTTCTAGACCGCGAAGCAAGCTGGATGCATGGTTTTCATCTTGTGATAAGCTGGGAATTGCAGCCGAGCATGGCTATTTTATGAG GATGAAGCGAGACGAGGAATGGGAAACCAGTATTCCGGCAGTAGAATGCAACTGGAAGCAAATAGCAGAGCCAGTAATGCAACTGTATACAGAGACAACTGATGGATCAATGATTGAACTTAAAGAAACATCAATGGGATGGTGTTATGAGGATGCTGATCCTGATTTTGGATCCTGCCAAGCGAAAGAACTTCTTGGTCATCTGGAGAGTGTTCTTGCTAACGAACCTGTTACTGTCAAGAGCGATTCAAATTGCGTCGAAGTTAAGCCACAG GGAGTTAGCAAAGGTCTTGTAGCGAAACGGCTGCTGTCCTCGATGCAGGAAAGAGGAATGTTGCCTGATTTTGTGCTGTGCATTGGAGACGACAGGTCAGACGAAGATATGTTCGAGGTAATTAGCAGCTCGACGACTGGTCCGTCCATAGCTCCGAACGCAGAAGTGTTTGCGTGCACAGTGGGGCGCAAGCCAAGCAAGGCCAAGTACTATCTGGACGACACGGCCGAGATAGTGAGGCTGATGAAGGGACTAGCTTCAGTTTCGGAGCTTATGATACCCATCTTGTAA